The Humulus lupulus chromosome 7, drHumLupu1.1, whole genome shotgun sequence region TTGTTATATCTTTGAATTGGCACATTAAGCAAGTGGATATTCACAACACATTTCTTCATGTCAATCTCTCTGAGTGTATTTACATGCAACAACCGTAAGGATTTTTGGACTCTACTTATCACAACAATGTCTGTAAGCTTTCTAAGTCTCTTTATGGCCATAAAAAATCTCATCGAACATGGTTTACTAAGCTTAGTATAGCTCTTTTAAACAAGGTTTCATTGCATCAAAGTATGACTCTTCCATGTTTATTTTTCGCTGAAAATCTTCCATGGATGTCTTGCTTATTTACATCGATGACATCATCATTACTGGCTCTTGTTCTCTAACTATCTCTGCTTTATTGATATATCTCAATAATCAGTTTTCCATCAAAGATCTCGGGTCCCTCCATTATTTTCTTTGTGTTGAGGTTCATCGTTCTTCCACAGGCCTTCATCTCAGTTAGACTAAATATATTTGGGATCTTCTTACCAAGATTGGTTTACTCAATTCTAAGCCCATTTCCATGCCTATGACATTAGGAACTTTATCTTTCCATGATGAGACTCCTTTGGTTGATCCTACTAAATATCAGCGAATCATTGGTGCACTCCAATATTGTAGTTTGACTAGGCCTAACTTTTCCTTTGTTGTGAACAAGTTATGTCAGTTTATGCACTCCTCTACTACCACTCATATTCAGGTTGTCAATTATGTCTTATGGTATCTTAATGGGACTGGTCATTTTGGTTTGCTTCTTCAAGCCCACTCTAATCATACTTTTCACACCTATACAGATGCCCATTGGGCTTCCTGACCCGATGACGACCGCAACACTAGTGCCTATTATATTTTTCTGAGTCATAATCTCATCTCCTGGTCTTCTAACAAACAAACATTTGTCTCTCACTCCAGTACAAAATTGGAGTATCGAGAGCTTGCAAACGGGGCTTCTGAAATTTCTTAGATAGAAATAATTCTCTTTGAGCAAGGTATGCCTTTCACGTCTCCTCCAACTCTTTATAGTGATAGTATGAGTACCATCAGTCTTGCTTTAAATCTTGTACTTCATGCTCGTACAAAGCATGTCGAGATTGATTACCACTTTTTTCGTGAACGTGTTAATCATTGTCTCTCTCTTTTCCGCCTTCTAGTGATCAGCTTGCGGACTGCTTGACCAAGCCTTTAGTTGTTGCTAGATTTCAAGAACTCAGAAGCAAACTCACTATGCTCCCACTCCCAATGAGTTTGAGTGGGGATGTTAAACCATGATTTATATTTCTTTAATTATATGTTAATTTGACTATAGTCTTAGCTGTTATTTTGTATACACGTGTAGTGTATTTTGTTACAGCTCACACCTTTTGTGTGAGCCCTTTTTTTTGGTTTATGGTTATaatattgttatacccaaaattcGGCATTGCCACGTGGCATCTCGCAAAGAAATGATGTGTCAAGATGCTACAGTAACCATCATTCACCAAGAAGGAGTGACCTTCATCACTCTCTCAGCACTAAGCCAGAGGCGAACCTCCCTAGCACTGATCTACTTCTCCAATTGCGTGGGGTCAAATGACCTCAATGACTAGGCTAGCACCAATCGCAAGATGAAATGGCTCCTAGCCAATCGACCTAGCCAGCTATCCTAGATAACTTCCCTAGCCAATCAAGTTCATGCCACAGGTCCTAGCTAGTCACCAGATGTCCTAGCTGGTCACCAAAGATCCTCGTTGTTCGTCTGTGGACCTTGCCACCAGAGCCTTCTTCCGCACCAGTATGTACCTTCAACCTCTACATGAACAGGACAAGTTGGATTACCAATTTTGGTGAGATAGAAACCTACCTTCATCCGAGTGTATAAAAAATTAGCATGATTGGAAACAAGTTGCCACAGTTAGCTCTTCCCATCTCTGCTACTATAAATAGTTCAAATCAAAATGTAACAAGGATCGTAAAACAAGTCAGTAACTATTCGTTTTTGGAGAGAGCTCGCACTCTCCATAATTGTAACTACCCCAAGAAAAAGATCAATATTCGTGCACTTATTCTTGAGGGTTCAAAGTTCATCACAAATATTACTAACTAAAGAGGACGTAGGTCATATTTTTTATGGCCGAACCACAATAACTCTTTGTCCCTTTTATTTATTGTCGCATTTATTTCTCTTTCTGTGTTTCACTATTCACAACAGAGATCTACTTTggattttaaacacaaaaatactCTTCATTTTTTGCTCCATGCAAGTTGATgaaaaaaccagtcaacattttggtgctttcgttgagagtgtGAGTCTCAAAGTGGAATCTCCTAACCTACTACCCAAGGTTGCCTACCCCTTGGTTGTCATGGAACCTACGCATGGTCCAACAAAAGAAAATTGCCATGTGGCTCCACCAAATCCTCCTCCTCGCCCTAGGAACATTGAGGAGGACCCTCATGAGAACCTAGAAAAGAGCAACAATGACTACATTCCCCAACAACCCGAGTTAGCCAGAGAGGAGGTCGCCACCCTGAGAGAAGAAATGGAACAACTATGCATCTTGAATGTTGTTGTAGCTGAGACGGCTGCTCAGCGATGGAACATGGAGCAATGCCAAAGAGAGGTGACCCTTGCCTTCGAAACGACAGTCCGCATGGCAGGGATGGGTTGCCAAGCTTCCTCTGGGCGGAACGACACCCTTAGCCTCCAAACTAGGGAGGTCAGCGACCACTCCAAGCTCAAGCTCGTAGTGGAGTTTTGGTTAGTTGCTTACTTTAAAGCCAACCATCTGGGCAATATGAGGAAGCCAACAACACCAATGCTGACAACATCTTCACGTGCCTTGGTGAAAAAGTAAGACCAAGGAATGGACTTGACTTGTGCGAACACCTGAAAAACCAGTGGGTGATGCCCAATCCAGAATGTGGATGACCAAGATGACTTGCGTAACCATCTGAATGCCAGAAGGGAGAAGGGAGGGGACCATCACAGGCAACCCCCAATTGCCAATGACCAGGAAGCCACAGTCGTTGATGACCCAGTTCTTACTTTGATTGAGGAGCTGAGAAAGGCGATTAGGAAAATGGGCGAGGCCCAGGATGGCGAGCCTACTTTGAACCAAAGAAAGGGGAGTCTCTTCTCCCCCACCATCGCCAACGCGCAACTGCCTGACAACTTTAGGGTGCCACTGAGGGAGACCTACGATGGCAAATGGGATCCCCTTAAGCATATCAACAACTTCGAGATTTAGATGAAGATTCACATGGTGTCAGACAATGCACAATGCAAAGTTTTCTCGACCACTCTAGTTCGAGCAGCGAAGAAATGGTTTTGGAAGTATCATCCCAGATCCATTGTCTCCATGGAATAACTCACTCAAGACTTTTACCAGTAGTTCTACGTCGTGCGTTTCCACCCTCTTTTGCGAATATATGACTTTgctctttgcaaatcaacaaataataattaaaatagttCAATATTTGAAACCCCAAATGCTAAGCAAGAACCGTattcaaattatgaaaattaatctggataataaaagaaacatgttcatgatatgaatgtcaatcttgaatataagacactaaatgattaaataatgataagaagaacttagaaacatttaatcattaataataatgaaaacacaataaagtaacataaaacaaggttagggttagatagatatGGCCTTTGATTTAGAGCATACGAATCTTGAAACATGGGGAATTTCTAacgcttatacacaataagaatattattgtccaaaatctctattccaagtcttcccttattgcttgaagcttcaactaagtagaatgagatttgagattttaCAAGCCTTAAAACTTATGCAAGTCAAGCAAAACTAgatgagcttgttagagaaaactttggtctttagAGAcacacagagagagagagagagagagagagagagagagaggttagagagagagttggaaagtgtgatcaagactttacaactctaatagcccatatttatagtgtaggcatcgtcattagtttaaccaataagattagagcatttaaaaccaTCATTTTGAGTATTTTACGTAACTGTACGACCCTGACCACCCAGGGAAGATATCACCTGCAAGGTGATACCTTGCCTACTAGCAAGCGATGCATTGCCTGGtggggcttttgaagcccttcacattttggcgatgctacgccacttagggggcAACGCATTGCCACCCCCTCTGTCTTTAGACCGCTCCAATGTTCCTAAAATTTCTACAAATGCTACCACAATTTCAACAGAttccttctacacaatctcatgttttcacttctccttaaatgaaaattgttaagtgttttacACCTCAAGtttaaacatcttaaccattatatttaaccaatctcaacattcccccagTTGGTTAAATATAGTACTCTCTTCTTAGCTTAAccgttttggtgcataaaataaagtatttttcGATTTGAAATCTACCTTAGTTAAAGTATTAGAAAgccttatcgaagtcattggtgtctAAGAGAatgaaccaagtactccttaatgatcggaccgtaacacctcacacaccgccaattgaccattcattttcccatTGTCGTGCTTAGCATTTTTCATGgccttgtgctcatccatttcataaAATTTCTAGGGAGAAAACTCCAACTCCAATGAGAGGCGGAACCACCTCTATGTTAACATAGGTGACGTTCTTACATCATCTTATCTACCTTTAGAGATTCTTGTTACACACAAGTGAACTTAATTAAAAACCCTAAGCTTATCCCTCACTctgtagcaaccaacactaaccatccttggatggaactcatgacTTTCTTAGTGTTAAAACTATTCACTCAATAACTTGTTTTTACCCATTGAACACTtccccttgatgttcacaagatTGGAGTTTGGTtgctgtaacatcccaaaattcctaataaggcttagtgccttgattagttgGCCCAGTAGGGCAATATTTGAATAATGATGTGATTATGTTAATtgtatgagttatattattatatagctGACTATGCATGTTTAAGGGTATTAAATGTGTGAAACATGCctgcttttatttaaaggggcatttttgtaattttgacatgttgaagggtctaattgtaattatatgattatattattgagaccacattattatgtggatatgctTGAGATATTTGGCAGGTGTTGGTCCTTTCCAGCAAGATAGCTGTTTAGTCACAACGAGGgattaatactcggctcggggtgagccaatgggtatttCGGTAATTTATTGAGTTACCGAGACTCACTGGAGTATGAGTGGTATTTTGGAAAATATAGTGATATTCTGGGTTTAGCGAAATTAAATGGGAATTTTATGTATATTGTGAGACGGGAGGGtaaaatgatgattttgcccttagTGGGCCCTGAGAGGGAAATGTTTCCTTAGGGGaatttttggtcttttggacccaTAAGTTATAAGCAGCTGAGTTTATTAACTCAATAAGAAGAGTAAAACAAGGCAAGAGGAAAAATAGaggacacacacacacactctctctttttttctctctctctctaagtttTTGAGATTTTGGATGAGAATTGTGATTCTAGAGCTTGGAAGCAAGCTTGCTAAGGGATTTGAAAAATGTTAAGCTTAGGGAAACAGCTAGGAATCACGTTTGGGTAGAGGTAATCTTCTTCTTAAGTTTTAGTTTTTGgtttttgaatgtttttaaaaGAATTTCATGGAGGttgggttttagttaagttttaAGATTGTTTACTATGTTTCTGAGCTGCTGGGACCATTATTATGGCCGAAACAGGTGAAAATCAAGTTTTGGGATGATTTCTGGAAGGTTGGGTTTGTGAAAATCGCTGGTTTTTTGAGTTCGTAGGGTCGTACCATGGCCCTTATGAACTCAGAGGGAAAAACATGTGCATCGAACCACCTTGTCGTCGCAGCTCTAGGCGGGTTGTGATGTAGCGCGTGCCAATTGGTTTTGGGCtcgggctctctgacttgttgcaTCACGACCCTTAGTGGGGGTCGTCGCGACTCAAATTgggaaaatgagaaaaattaggttTTGGGAGCGTGGAACCCAATCCTAAGGACTTGGCAATGGTTCTATTACCCATGTTAGTAGAATGCatggtcccagaggctaggacttgacctggaagcctttattagttTTTTTCCTGATAGTTATTCATTGTTATGGTTGTTAGAAGGATATATtgttaggctcgggaggaaaggaccGTACTCGGGAGTCGTTAGACAGTATTTactcaggacctgaggtaagaaaactgcacccaatacgtgatatatgttattagggcttggcccaatttctgaacatgattatgattagggcttgggcttGGGCCCCTATGAATGAGTATGATTATGAATATGTCTGTGATTGTttaattaagcatgcttgaaAGCTATGTATctagataattgttaaatgatgtatgcttgtcgGTATTATCTGATtaaaaaggcttgacttataagtcaaggatgacaatagtgcTTTGAGTGCTagttgaaaggcttgacttataagtcaaggacgggaATAGCTCTGAGCGTTGGTCTAAAGGCtttacttataagtcaagggccaCAATAGGGCACTGAGCGCTGGCCgaaaggattgacttataagtcaagggcggcaatagcgctgagcgcaggacgatatggttaggcctaattaaGAGCGTGGTATATGCTTGAGCAACCCTGTGGTCGCCTGAAATATAAAGCACCGGGTATGCTTGGCTagccctaaggctggttatatggggaatagggcaatgggcccggTGTTATAAGGCTCAGtttataagtcaagggtttaagggctcggcttataagccgaggGCAGCAATAGTGTGCTGAACACCGACCAATGTGGTTAAGCTAACGAGGAAGCATGGCAAACGTTTGAACGACCATATGGTCGCATGAAATATAAAGCACCAGGTACAGTTTTCCAACCCTAAGACTGGTTATACAGTGAATAGGGCAATGTGCCCTAGTGTGGCcttatagtcacttatctgtaGAATAGGGAAATGGGCTATGTCGTGACTTTATAGTCAATTGTCTGGATTGATCACATGCATTAGtaggtgttgactgcgtttttagccaacgacgtgagaacgtcaataacgacaagccttcaagagaatgtaaacgacaacagacggtataaacaagaaaagtaaataacacacaagagatttttatagtggttcagccccgattgtcggtaatagcctaatccacttagagttgtgatttatatatctgtactcaagatcagatggactgagccaactgagtttcttcagtactgatggacaaaatacaagaattctctctctagaatactcagacccaattttctctatctagaatacacagtcccaattttctctctctagaaagaagaagcagaagaagcccctctctcatcccatcagctctctatttataggcttagggtcatacaactgatatcccttggaaccgggatattttattattcatcttatatttatattacaagaaacatttaaaatacaactgattcctcaatttgagtgaggactgagagattcccggatgcttagaccaattcttgctagagtcgttctggggactttgacgtagtctcacatgcatgttgattactccttcaagctttccttggaccaaggtcatacaagcttggctctcctcggaccaaggtggttcggGGCATCCTTCTCTCTTGTTTCTCTCCTCGGACAAGTTCGAGCATACCTCTTCCATTCAAGGTCCCTTCgtaccttgtggccttctcctcggaccaaggtggtccgaggcatcctcctcttgccttctccttggaccaaggtggtccaaggcatcctccttgacatctcaccttggacaagcctgaggcactcccttttagcatctcccaactatgtctgatcggacattgtgtaggctctccttggcaaaatctaagtctccattcttggcttgcatgggactcctcctccttagctacttaccttggacacgttcgagccaacacttaggaaaccttgggaggcttccctcaaacacacccttggggtctcctaggaccacatcctccttggggtctcctaggaccacatcctccttggggtctcctaggaccactttctccttggggtctcctaagaccactttcttgagttcccctcggacctcatccttgggttctcctaggatcactctcttggggtctcctaggaccacatcctccttggggtctcctaggaccactccccttagctctcctagaatgcattctccttagcctcctaggatgcattctcttattttttgggtataatagtagggttattactgctaggcatactAATTAAGATTCTGTGATCTGGTGATTTATTGCATATAAGCATGatcatgttttcttgttgagccttagctcacgggttctaaatggtgcaggtaaaggaacaAAAAAGTTGGTTcgacaatgagttggagagcttcaggggcagagtgtacatatgcggcctactTGTCTACCACGGCTGAGGTTATCAGTtagaactagggttggaccttgaTTTTGCCGCCTTGGTCGGCTTTTGTATACATTTTGGAGTTTGTAACAGTTTTAAACTTTGTTGAGATCCCATTTATTGAAATCAAACTCTTTAAATAAAATGGTTGTCCTTTGACCGAAATTTGTAGAACTTAAACCCGcggttagtttcaattacacattttaggtccaaatgactcgtttagcgagtgaAGCACTATTTAATGAAACAGTGTAACTAtcatggattaggaggatgttacaacttggtatctgaGAGGTTTAGCTTTAAAGGATCCCGAAgattggctaggcatgtacactcgctgctgaAGACtagctcgacttagggttcgaTAATTATTGATATTAATCTGTATTTACCTGCTTATTTGacttatgaatgtcttatttgcatgcttgatttAGAATCTTTAGTTATGTGAATGTTAAAggatatgcttattagcactgttaattgCTTATAAATATGAAgtgtgtgcttattagcactgttgctGCTTCTGAAAGCTATTAAACTTCTTATTAGCACTGTTGTTGCATGTGTATGCTTAATTGTTCGGTCTTTGACCATGGGGTAGTGCTGGGCACCGTTATTCTTGTCTGAtgtgccgagtcattgattggaGATAGACTTgcaagtatgcttccagggcaatcaaATGAACTACCTGACACTGGAAGTCAGGTTAGAAacaatgaccagggtcagaaccctccgccaacTCTTGAGAATTGACAACAGGTGCTTTATGATATTCAAGCTAGATTACCGAGGCAAGAAGAAGAGATCTGCCTACTGAGACAACAGCAGGTTCTAGTAGGGGATGCTACACCAGTTGTGCAACCAGTTGCGACACCAATATTACAGCAACAACCAGGGACTGAAAACAAGTAGGAGCCTCTTTATGAGCGATTCAAGAAACAACACCCTCTGATCTTTTAGGGAGGGACATATCCACTGTGAACTGAGCAATGGTTGGGTATGaacacctccatcctggactttatgggGATGGCAGGTAATGACAGAGTGACTTTTGCCACATTCATGTTTTGGGAGGacgctagaatctggtgggaagtggtatcgcAAACCAGAGATGTAAAGACTCTGAGCTGGGAAGAGATTAGATATTTGTTCAATGAGAAAAACTATAACGATGCAGTTAAAGCTGCAAAGGCGGTTGAGTTTAGTAGTCTCGTGCAAGGCACCATGACTATTACGAAGTATGCTctaaaatttgataggttggccatGTTCGTTGCAGACTTGGTGCCAGCTGATGTGATAAGAAAGGAGAGATTTATTCGAGGGATAAATGTTTGGATTACTTTGGATGTTAAAATTACTTTAGTACCTAGAGTgacaacttatgctcaggtagtggagaatgCCCTCACTGCTGAGGGCACTGAAAATAAGATCCGGCACGAGAATGTGGCCAGAAGGGGCACCAAAGTGGGACCTCCCTttggatctggtaggggcggaggccctagtgtcGAGAAGAGAAAGACCCCATACACTATTACAGTTCCAGGCCCAG contains the following coding sequences:
- the LOC133791967 gene encoding uncharacterized protein LOC133791967 — protein: MAGNDRVTFATFMFWEDARIWWEVVSQTRDVKTLSWEEIRYLFNEKNYNDAVKAAKAVEFSSLVQGTMTITKYALKFDRLAMFVADLVPADVIRKERFIRGINVWITLDVKITLVPRVTTYAQVVENALTAEGTENKIRHENVARRGTKVGPPFGSGRGGGPSVEKRKTPYTITVPGPDRRQQGIQLRIKDEDIPKTTFCTRVFKDYLDGFVIDFIKGILVYSQSEVGLEQDLRLVLQMLREHRLYAKFQKWKGNVVADSLSQGGLGKLFSLKQISKVLAEEMTRASTEFVVSHLAYITFQSTLLERIREG